A part of Streptomyces sp. DSM 40750 genomic DNA contains:
- a CDS encoding DUF2461 family protein: MRGQFTGWPEQAMDVLWQLQGEPTHATRERYRADRERLVRQPMIALLNEVADTDPRYEDFSVWHYRTDSWWWQHQGAVIRLGRKIEIGLRFDLDGLRIQGAWWYPDPGQVDMFRKAVASEGSGRELSAIVDDVRKKGYDISGDVMKRSPRGYPTDHSRTNLLCHRSLIASRSLGCEEWLHTPEAVDRVLSAAADLDALLMWLVRHVKRAA; the protein is encoded by the coding sequence ATGCGCGGACAGTTCACCGGCTGGCCGGAGCAGGCCATGGACGTGTTGTGGCAGCTCCAGGGCGAACCGACCCACGCGACTCGCGAGCGCTACCGCGCGGACCGTGAACGCCTGGTCCGGCAGCCGATGATCGCCCTGCTGAACGAGGTCGCGGACACCGACCCCCGGTACGAGGACTTCTCCGTCTGGCACTACCGCACCGACTCCTGGTGGTGGCAGCACCAGGGCGCGGTGATCCGGCTCGGCCGCAAGATCGAGATCGGTCTCCGGTTCGACCTGGACGGCCTGCGGATCCAGGGCGCCTGGTGGTACCCCGATCCCGGCCAGGTGGACATGTTCCGTAAAGCCGTGGCCTCCGAGGGGAGCGGCCGCGAACTGTCCGCCATCGTCGACGATGTGCGGAAGAAGGGCTACGACATCTCCGGGGACGTGATGAAGCGCTCCCCGCGCGGCTATCCGACGGACCACTCCCGTACGAACCTGCTGTGTCACCGTTCGCTGATTGCCTCCCGTTCCCTCGGCTGCGAGGAGTGGTTGCACACCCCCGAGGCGGTCGACCGGGTCCTTTCGGCTGCCGCCGACCTGGACGCCCTGCTGATGTGGCTGGTCCGCCACGTGAAGCGCGCCGCCTGA